A DNA window from Microcystis aeruginosa NIES-843 contains the following coding sequences:
- a CDS encoding glycosyltransferase, with product MLTKIYNNKIFRFLIAGGVAFLINLFLIYWFIDDLGFNTPFLKNVANVISIEISLIASFFIYRIWVWTGGDWTIRDVILIQLPLYHLSAGLAVLLRVFLIFPFLNWLGISPGVNTMIGVLLGASINYVASDSLIFKPKNKTNETEMYYPEGLAPAFQMDGYSHPRQSRDNYAVKTLSIVIPAYNEEDCIESTTHLISERLEEDKIDYEILVVNDNSKDNTEAVLQKINQENPRIRYINNYYPNGFGFAVRCGLENFSGDAVAVVMADNSDSPDNMVDYYYKLQEGYDCVFGSRFIKGGKVIDYPRHKLFVNRLANLFIQVLFGLKFNDTTNAFKIYRKEVIEGISPLLSHHFNLTVEMPLKAIVRGYSYTTIPITWRNRTTGVSKLKLKEMGSRYLFIVLSIWLEKHLSRGDYKRKRKKNQVV from the coding sequence ATGTTAACTAAAATCTACAACAATAAAATTTTCCGATTTCTCATTGCTGGGGGAGTGGCATTTCTAATCAACTTATTCTTAATTTATTGGTTCATTGATGACTTGGGATTTAATACACCATTTCTGAAGAATGTGGCCAACGTTATCTCTATAGAAATATCTTTAATTGCTAGTTTCTTTATCTATAGAATCTGGGTGTGGACTGGAGGAGATTGGACAATCAGAGATGTGATTTTGATACAACTTCCTCTCTATCATCTCTCGGCAGGTTTAGCAGTTTTACTGCGAGTTTTCTTGATATTTCCCTTCTTAAACTGGTTAGGAATTAGCCCCGGAGTTAACACAATGATTGGGGTTTTACTGGGGGCCAGTATTAATTATGTTGCCAGTGATAGCCTAATTTTTAAACCTAAGAATAAGACTAATGAGACAGAAATGTACTATCCCGAAGGATTAGCACCAGCTTTCCAGATGGACGGTTACTCTCACCCACGTCAATCAAGGGATAACTATGCAGTAAAAACCCTATCAATAGTTATTCCTGCTTACAACGAAGAAGATTGCATCGAAAGCACAACTCACTTAATATCTGAACGTTTAGAAGAGGATAAAATTGATTATGAAATCCTAGTGGTTAATGACAATAGCAAAGATAACACCGAAGCAGTTCTGCAAAAAATCAACCAAGAAAATCCTCGGATTCGCTACATCAATAACTATTATCCCAATGGTTTTGGTTTTGCGGTGCGCTGTGGATTAGAAAATTTTAGCGGGGATGCAGTTGCGGTAGTAATGGCAGATAATTCCGACTCTCCCGATAACATGGTGGACTATTATTATAAACTCCAAGAAGGCTACGATTGCGTTTTTGGTTCTCGTTTTATCAAAGGAGGAAAAGTTATTGATTATCCCAGGCACAAGTTATTCGTCAATCGTTTGGCTAATCTATTCATTCAAGTTTTATTTGGGCTAAAATTTAATGATACCACTAACGCCTTTAAAATCTATCGTAAGGAGGTTATCGAAGGAATCTCACCTCTACTATCTCACCATTTTAACTTAACAGTAGAGATGCCCTTAAAAGCAATCGTGCGAGGATATTCCTATACGACAATTCCCATCACTTGGCGCAATCGTACCACGGGGGTTTCCAAGTTAAAACTCAAGGAAATGGGCAGTCGTTATTTATTTATAGTTCT
- a CDS encoding ISL3-like element ISMae36 family transposase, giving the protein MILDKFLNLKGTCIQGYLHLENIGIVCRIESKNQKATCPRCGLESDKLHQNHRHLVKDLPISGQPVYLQINRRQFKCDNCQRPFSEELDFVAKKRTYTKRLAANILEQLKEGDILNVSRINDVTEEEIQRMIEDIAEEITEPDLSELKRLGIDEIALVKGQKNYCAVLVNLDTGKLIAILEKRTQEELRETLTGWGKEVLEQIEEVSIDLWLPYKNLVKELMPSAEVVADRFHVMKQINQELDEQRRAEKRAVEAQKNKKQKAEKEAKLEVLKRSKYSLLKNEEDLTEPQKIKLEAIKEKFPNLKKMQELKEEFRKIYETSENPTEGMLSISEWLAKSSSVFTKSCQTIRNWFGEIISYFERRTTNGVVEGINNKLKLIKRRGYGFRNFRNFWVRSMLSWHLVC; this is encoded by the coding sequence ATGATACTTGACAAATTTTTGAACCTAAAAGGAACCTGTATTCAAGGCTATCTACACCTAGAAAATATCGGTATAGTTTGCCGAATCGAATCGAAAAATCAAAAAGCAACCTGTCCTCGTTGTGGGTTAGAGAGCGATAAACTCCACCAAAATCATCGACATTTAGTCAAAGATTTACCAATCTCAGGTCAACCAGTATACCTACAAATTAATCGTCGTCAATTTAAGTGCGATAATTGTCAGAGACCCTTTAGCGAAGAGTTAGATTTTGTCGCCAAGAAACGAACCTATACGAAAAGACTAGCCGCAAATATACTCGAACAATTAAAAGAAGGAGATATTTTAAATGTTAGTCGAATAAATGACGTAACGGAAGAAGAGATTCAAAGAATGATAGAGGACATCGCCGAAGAAATTACAGAGCCAGACCTATCGGAATTAAAAAGACTAGGAATTGATGAAATCGCTCTAGTCAAAGGACAAAAAAATTACTGTGCGGTTTTAGTAAATTTAGATACGGGAAAACTAATAGCTATTCTAGAGAAGCGAACACAAGAAGAGTTGAGAGAAACGCTTACGGGCTGGGGAAAAGAGGTGTTAGAGCAAATTGAAGAAGTGAGCATAGACCTTTGGTTGCCTTATAAAAATTTGGTGAAAGAATTGATGCCATCGGCCGAAGTAGTCGCCGATAGATTCCATGTAATGAAACAAATTAATCAAGAGTTAGACGAACAGAGAAGAGCAGAAAAAAGAGCCGTAGAAGCGCAGAAAAATAAAAAACAGAAAGCGGAAAAAGAAGCGAAGCTAGAAGTTTTAAAGCGAAGTAAATATAGCCTGTTAAAAAATGAAGAAGATTTAACGGAACCCCAAAAAATTAAACTAGAAGCTATCAAAGAAAAATTCCCAAATTTGAAAAAGATGCAGGAATTAAAGGAAGAATTTAGAAAGATTTATGAAACCTCAGAGAATCCGACAGAGGGAATGCTATCCATCTCGGAATGGTTGGCAAAATCCTCCAGTGTTTTTACCAAGAGTTGTCAAACAATCCGAAACTGGTTTGGAGAAATAATTAGTTATTTCGAGCGAAGGACAACGAATGGGGTGGTCGAGGGAATCAACAATAAACTTAAACTAATAAAACGGAGAGGCTATGGCTTTAGAAACTTTCGGAATTTTTGGGTTAGAAGTATGTTATCTTGGCATCTTGTATGTTGA
- a CDS encoding ArnT family glycosyltransferase — protein sequence MLASKSWTEKILFLIFAVCLIHSFWGISGGWNNPLIDVHAFRQTQTAISVFYLLKGSPWLAYETPVLGVPWSIPMEFPLYQGIVAILVKLFQTPIDQTGRFVSAFFFYLSLIPIYVILSYLQVARAFRWLFLSLFLASPLYLFWARTFMIESTALFFSLAYLACIAVYFRYKSPIIALLACLFGIAASLTKVTTMAGFLILACVWIGINWVKKDSSRNLAKDLLIPVVVFIIIPFLLAKIWVNFADAQKLLNPMAADLITSKALRDWNFGTIAQKLSRSEWRNYLTRTLNDVFGGLIISVMALVILPIFTSKKLLSYGLSLLFILTVAIFTNLHFVHNYYPYANAIFLLGASGFTIMGLIEKKRKIWQSVGWFFLALILLSQLQFYRAFWYPTKLHGNSYLEIASQVQTVTSPEGVLLIYGDYWSSLIPYYSQRRALMFYNRASEEKFKNALYKLSRANHQVEAIVFCRKTRENREDKKYLDSLYNPNEKPVFSNKRCDIYTTRHGK from the coding sequence ATGCTTGCTTCTAAATCATGGACTGAGAAAATATTGTTTTTAATTTTTGCAGTTTGCTTAATCCATAGTTTTTGGGGGATTAGCGGCGGCTGGAATAATCCTTTGATAGATGTCCACGCTTTTCGTCAAACTCAAACGGCCATCTCGGTCTTTTATTTACTCAAAGGTAGTCCTTGGTTAGCCTATGAAACCCCTGTTTTAGGAGTGCCTTGGTCAATTCCAATGGAGTTTCCGCTCTATCAAGGAATAGTTGCAATTTTAGTTAAGCTTTTTCAGACTCCCATTGACCAAACTGGTAGATTTGTGAGTGCTTTTTTCTTTTATTTAAGTTTGATTCCTATATATGTAATCCTATCTTATTTACAAGTAGCAAGAGCTTTCCGTTGGCTGTTTTTGAGTTTATTTTTAGCCAGTCCTCTTTATCTGTTTTGGGCGCGAACATTCATGATTGAATCAACCGCCCTATTTTTCTCTTTAGCTTACCTGGCCTGTATTGCTGTTTATTTTCGCTATAAATCGCCAATTATTGCCTTATTAGCCTGTCTTTTTGGAATCGCTGCCAGTCTGACTAAAGTAACGACTATGGCTGGATTTTTAATTTTAGCTTGTGTCTGGATAGGTATTAATTGGGTTAAGAAAGACTCATCTCGTAACTTAGCGAAAGATTTATTGATACCCGTCGTTGTCTTTATCATCATACCCTTCCTTCTGGCAAAAATTTGGGTTAACTTTGCCGATGCCCAAAAGCTACTCAATCCCATGGCAGCAGATCTTATCACCTCGAAAGCTTTGAGAGATTGGAACTTTGGAACTATCGCTCAAAAATTATCTCGGTCAGAGTGGAGAAATTATCTAACTAGGACTCTAAATGACGTTTTTGGCGGATTGATAATCAGCGTTATGGCTTTAGTAATATTACCAATTTTCACCTCAAAAAAGTTACTAAGTTATGGCTTAAGTTTACTATTTATATTGACAGTTGCCATTTTTACCAATTTGCATTTTGTTCATAACTATTATCCCTATGCTAATGCTATCTTTCTCCTCGGTGCTTCTGGATTTACCATCATGGGGTTAATAGAGAAAAAACGGAAAATTTGGCAGTCTGTAGGCTGGTTTTTCCTGGCTTTAATTTTGTTATCACAACTGCAATTTTACCGAGCTTTCTGGTATCCGACAAAATTGCATGGTAACAGTTACTTAGAAATTGCCTCTCAAGTCCAAACTGTTACTTCTCCTGAAGGTGTTTTGTTAATCTACGGAGATTATTGGAGTTCATTGATACCTTACTACAGTCAACGTCGTGCCTTAATGTTTTATAATCGAGCAAGTGAGGAAAAATTTAAGAATGCTCTCTATAAGTTATCAAGAGCCAATCATCAAGTTGAGGCGATAGTTTTTTGCCGCAAAACAAGAGAAAACCGGGAAGATAAAAAATATTTAGATAGCCTGTATAATCCTAATGAAAAGCCCGTTTTTTCTAACAAACGTTGTGATATATACACAACAAGACACGGTAAATAA